gatttctttaatTGATCACTTTGTTAATGTGAGTGATAGTAGataaattaatataatatatGTACCCTTGATCTTTTTTAGGGTAATGGTATATGCAGCCGACCGTTAAATAAGTATTCAATGCATTTTCTAAATCCTAATTTATTTAGGAATAAATGTTAAAATCAGACATTAATCGATGTAATTATTTTTGGTTTTACCACGAGGTATTCTCACCACCTTTCATGAGTGGACTAATCTCAGCTCCCGCATGAGTTTGCTTGAGCACTTCGATGGGCAGTATCCTCCCTTCTAGCTGAGGATTTTTCCATACTCAAGGCTCGATCCCGAGACTTTGGTTAAGGAGTAAGAGTCCCTTAACCACTCACGTCAGCACTACTTAGTGTTAATCAGTGTAATAATGCTTAGTATGGTCAATGTTTTCATTCTTTGCTTTTTATATGCAGACTgctaggttatgaacaatctaatttTCATGTAGAAAACCCATAATTGTCCgaatccatgtaaatcacaTAATCATTAGCATAACTGATACAATCTGTGATACGTGTCTTCCCTTAGTTactcccaaaccgaacaagaacaagtttgagacctcaagtgtcgcccctccgtagtaGTCTACCATATGTTCGCATCCTCTTAAATTCAATTAGCTTAGAATCTCAATATAAGGTATAAACGGGATTTGGGATCTCACTTTAGGTGATAGGCAAAGTATTAATTCTCGATAGAACACTTAGTAAATAATATGGCCAAAGACCCTTATTTATAATGCATCAAAAAGTTCGAAAATACCATGAAACCTAATTTCATTAGATTTAGGTTACTAGAATTTTGGTAGATTAGGAAACTAGCATAGAGCCCTAACCAAAACCAATGGTCAAGTGGAGTAACTTGCGGCCCAAGTCATCCATGGGCTTGTGTGCGACTGGCTGGCCCAGGCGCGCTGTGTTGCCCTGCCTTGAGGGCTGGCTTGCTCACCTGCATGCTAGCTCGTCTGCGCGCTGGCCTTGTGCTGGCGTTGGGTCGGCTTCTTGTTGGCCCATGCACTAGCGCTTGGTCAGTGTTGCTCATGGCACGCTAATGGGTTTGACTTGCAGTGAACTCGTGGGCTTGCCTCGTCCGTGGGCTGCGATGCACGCGGCCTTTTAGCCCGTGCTTTCGGGTCATGAATCGAGTTTCGCGTTTCCGAttcatttttcgattccggtaatatttctgatttgagcaatatttccgattcggaccttatttccgtttctggcatattttcgattccgataatgtttctattttcgataatatttccgatacgaaccattatccgtttccggcaatattttggTGATTTGTTtggctcccactgaaaccaacatccatcattttcgaatatccatctattagagtatttaatgaatataatatattcacttaaacacttgatccgttcacatactatttgtgtgacccgacagattcagtaaagagtaagttgtttgattaataatattaattacaCTTTATTTGAAGCGGCCTCCAGCTAGGCATTCCGATAACTTGTTAGTTAatctgaaccgcatttattagaatttgTGTCAAGGTCTGAATGTTTTGACACCAGATCCGTGTCGCGCACTCTTGCTTATTGGTGACAAGGATCCAAGCCTTGTGCAGAATGAGTGTCTTGTTACTCGTAGGGGCACGAGCGAGCGTCTGATTTTGAATGGGAACTCTTacctattggcgacaagagcgatGGATGAGGGTCGACCGAGGCACTTGTGTGCCCATAGCATGCACAAGAGGCGATGATAATTTATCTGTTTGCGGGACTTTGTGGAATTTGGGATGCTTTAGAGCAAGTGATGGCACAATATCTATAAGGTCTACAACCAAACACAAGCAATAAAGCGATGGAAACCATTGGTGAGTAGGAATTCATTCATTCATACCCCTCGTAGAGGTTTATTTTGGATTAGCTACAAACTAACAGTGAACACTAGATTGACAGTGACATAATAATTCTATCTAAatcctagaaaactattagaaagatcctagaaagcaataaataagctaaatacaagtaaaggaatgttggattctaacatcctCCCCCATTTAAGTTGTTGACGACCTCGTCAAGTTACAAGAATTACAATAGATAAAAGAAAAAGTTCATATCCTAATTATGCAGTCTCTTTAGCGTCGTTGGTTGATGGCAGTTGCTGGAGTCTTCTTCAATCTTCTTGTCTCTTGGTAGTTTGTCTTGTTTCTGCTGGAGTCTTGTGGGTTGTTTCTTTTTGGATCTAATGCTTCTTGTGAATCCAAGTCTTCCTTGATTTTGGTTTCTTGCTCGGTGCAGTTTGGGTTGAGCTTGCATCTTGATTCTTGTATCCGTTGCGAGGGTGTATCTGGGATGTTGCCATTCAGTGTGGCTCCATCACTCTCTTTGGTGGGTATCTGATGCGAGGTTGCTTCTGAGATGTTGCCTTCTTCTAAGTCTTCATCACTCTCATTTCTGACAGGTGTCgtcctcttcttcctcttcttcttcttccggAGTTACCATCCTCATGGCGCCCATCTTGTAGACGCGCCCATTCTCTGAGTTTACACATCTTCTTCCTCTTTAGATTCACCTATTTCATTTGTGTGGGCCTCGACATAGCAAGCAATTCAGCGTACAAATGTTTTGCGAGGGCGTGCCGACTTTGAAATCCCTTGTTGACTGGGATGGCGACGACCAGGATTTATGAGCGTCGCTTCCCCAACTTCTTGGTTTGAACCCCTCGACTGAGCTAGACGGCACCTTAGAGCCAGTTGTTGCACTCTTAGGTGAGATTTGAGTAGGGCCCTCCAAGCTGCCAGGCGTCCCCCTTGGTTCTTCTTCTGAGCGATGGCTCCTCCTTGCGGAGTAGTCCGTTAGCCGCTCTGCAGCATTCATAGCGGCCGAAAGGGTGTTAACTTTCACCCTCTACACTTCAAGTTGCGCCCATTCTTGAAGCACGTGAACAAAGTTGAACAACCGATCCTTTTTCATTCATGTCTCGGATGTCCAACATGAAAGAAGAGCATTCTTTCACATAGTCGCGTATGGAACCCTTGTGACGGATTTCCTGTAGTCATTCTTGGAACAAACTCGGTGTTCTAGGGGTAGAACGGATCTTTGAGTTCCTTCTTGAACTCTTCCCAGGTATCTATCTTGACTTTCACATCTTCAATGTCGTCGGTGCTTTGTGCGCCACCATAGCTTCACATCATCTGACAAATGCATGGTCGCAATATCCACTTTTGGATCATCACTCAGCTGACAAATTCTGAAATATTGTCCATGTCGAAGAGGAAGTTATCAACTTCCTTCGAGTCTCTAGCGTCGTTGTAGTCTCGAGGCTTTGGAGGTTTTATCTTTGAGTCAGTCCTTGCAGCGCGCATCAGGGTCGCGAACTTATCTTGTGCATCTTCAACTTGCTTTTGAACAAAGCTAAGTTGTTCATGGAGCGCTTCTTTCTCTTGCATGAGCTAATCGACCGCATTCTCGAGCCTTTTTATTTCTTTGGTTGGCCAATCACAACTTCCTCGAGTCGGGTCCAACGCTCGGACTTGCCTTTTAGCCAGGCTAGTCTTTCTTCGATTGATTCCATTTTAGTTTGCTTCTTTGGGTCTCACGGGGCCTAGGTTTAAGCCTTGGCGctgataccaactgtcacggtccgaatgttttgacaccggatctGTACGgcgcactcttgcctattggcggcAAGGACGCAAGCCTTGTGCGAAATGAGTATCGTGTTACTCATAGGGGGACGAGCGAGCGTCTGATTCTGAATGGgcgctcttgcctattggcgacaagagcgagaCACGATGGTCGAccggggcgcttgtgtgcgcacataAGGCACAAGCAGGACCGGCAACGAGAATTTATCTGTTTGTGAAACTTTGTGGGATTTGTGATGCTTTAGAGCAAGTAGcggcacaatatctataaaggcctACAACAAAACACAAGCAATAAAGCGATGGCAACAATTGGTGAGAAGTAGGAGTTCCTTCATACATACCCcttatagaggtttattttggaTTAGCTACAAACTACCAGTGAACATTGGATTGAGATTAACataataattatatttaaagcctagaaaactattagaaagatctTAAAAAGCAATAGATaagcaaaatacaagtaaaCGAAGGTTGGGTTCTAATACTTCgcattaaatgcaaatttggagcaaggacatatttccttcacaaccTACTTCCTCCAGTTTCACAATCGATAGTTTTTGGACCTTCTCATCACAAACAACAAATTAACCACACGAAATTTCCCCAAATCTACACCTAAGACATTGGCTCTAATACCAATTGATGGGAATAACGGAACACTGTATGGTACTAACTCGTGTGTGATTAACAATAACGAagaactatcaaacaagcaaaCCAAATATGAAAACGGAGACAAAGAAAATTTACCGTTGAAATTCGAGTGCCGAGATAAAATCCATAAATCCACTATGGAGAACATCATGATGATAATGAACAACAATAAAGATTTAGAACCTTTCATCAACCATGCATGAAAGTTCTCCCCTCAAACTCTCTCTCACTGAACCTAAGTGTATGAGCTTACATGAGGCTACATctttgctctctttctctcaccACCCTTCTAATTAAAATAGCATAGAATGAGTATATATAGTGTTAGGATATAAACAAACAAGCCacgttaataaataaaaaaacgaCCTAGAAACAAAGCAGAGATTCAGCCGCGCAGAAACGCGCACCCGCGGACAGGGTTACGGGTTTTGTTGAGGAGTAACTGCGAGGGTGTGGCCGGGTTTTGGCGCGGCTTCAAGAATGTTCCTCAAAGTTCATGTTTCACTCGTGACCTCCCTTATGCCCTCTCTTGTGTGTTTTCGTTGACACATACAAATCCCAACATTATGTAAGTTAGTTTAGTTTTTACTGCTCCCTTCGTCATTACTCCCTTTGTCTAAAAAGAATCATCATGTTCTCATGTATGATTGGGATCTCCTAGAAAAAATAGTCATATTTTGTAAAATTGAAATAATATTATGGTTGGAAATTATTCAGGCTCTCCCAAACTAATCACAATCCTTTGATAATCCCTTGCCAACAACAGGACTCCTAACAAAAATGAATCCCCGCAGACATGTAACGCAGAAACCTGAGAGTGTTTTGATAATCCCTTGCCAACAACAGTACGTCACATCAAAgtacttattttcctaaatcaATGATGAGAATTAGGAATCACCGTACTTAACCTTAATTTTATCTgctaattaatcgagtttttctGTGTAGGTGAAATTAGCAACCCCAAGATTAGTGACTGTTGTACGaaacttgaaattaaaagaAAGATTTATCAGCATCAACCGAAACAGCCATAGTAGGATAGTTAACATCCGATCCTTTGGTGAAGAAGTCATTTAATTTTCAGGCATGCAGGAGAAACTCTTACTGCCTGATATTAGCTCGAGTGATTTGGTCTTTGGTGTAATCCAACTTGCAGAGAAATGTCAAATAATCATGCATCTTGAGTTGTTTTATAAACAAGTCCGGGATTTACAGCCTTAACAGGACTAAGATACCCGATCCataaacaaattcaacatatgGGTTGTTCTAACTACTCATAGGAACAGCTGCAACCGCTACATGAGGAAAAGCTAGACATGGATGTTCCAGATATTACTGAATAATTAACTGATCAATAGCTATTTAGATTTCAACTGTGTGTGCAAACTAAGAttgaaattttaaaatgaaaactGGTAGAAAAAGAATATCTACTTTCAATTTCTTTGGTGGAGGGCTGAAGCCATCAATCATCATCGTTAAAACTAGATCATATTCCGCTATCAATAACTTAAAGTATCAAATTACTCTCAGTTCGTGTCTCTCTTGGACTCTTAACTCTTAAGTACCACAGAGGCACAGACTAACATGTTAGTGCTCTAGCTCCCAAACTAATCAAAATCCCTTCAAACCAAAAGAAAAACTAAAGCTCACAATTTCCATTTGAAAACATGTGAGACAGATTAAGATCACAACACTCAATCGACATCCAAAATACTGcaaatattttctttttctttacgaGGAAATCCCCTTGTTCACTAAATTCTTAGTGTGAATTTGGTTAATCTAACACCTTGAGAGTTGAGATTCATCCATTCTTGATCTGCGTCTTCTACATACATATTGGTATTGGTGTATATATTTTTCAACTTATCAAGAGTAATGCATGGTTGTTAGGGTGAATATTCCTAAACTAACTCTTCTTGGCAGAGATTATTAAAATGAGGAGCGTCAAGTTGACGGATATAGGGAGAAGACATGAATTCAATGATTGAGATTTATGCAAACCCAAGATGGTCAATTCAAGAACCATATTAACAATTCTTATCTCATCTTAACTTAGAAATGTAATGTAGATCCCCGGTACATAGAATATGGTAATACTTATGAATACAAAATAAAGGACAAAAGAGAGGTgggttaaattttttttttaaaaaaaaactcattttcCCCTAAGAAGAGCCTTCTCCACACTGTCCATCTCCTCCAAGATCCTAGCTCTTCTCTTGGCAGGGATTGGAGAAGTAGGGCCAAAACTGATGTAATGGCCGGATACAGCATTGAGGGCAGAATACATATCCCGGAAAGATGGCCTCCCAAGAAGATTTTTCTCTTTCCTATACTTAGCAACCCAGAAGTTTGAAGTAGCTCTAAGCTCTGTTACAGCATCAGCCACATCTGGGTCACTTTTGTTCTTATTCAGTGTACTCCTAACCTTGCTTATCACCTCCTTTGTTTCCTTCACGTATTCATCATCTGCGGCAGCATGAGCAGCGCTTGACAGAAGAGGGGAGAGAATGGCAGCAGTCAGAGCTGTTACGCTCACCTGTCGCCTGGTAAACGCACTCGCAGCAGCAGGGGCAGATGTTGACGGGGCAGCCGAGGTGGTGGTTGGGATGAGCTTGGACTTGATTGAAAGGAGTTTCAGCTTTGAAGTAGGGGTGATCAAACTACAACTTGCCATGGTATCTATGTATGGCTCAGTATAACTAACTTtgggggagagagaaaactaaGATAATACTCAAACTTAGCAGAAAAAGCCTAAGAATCACTTCTGCTGCTACGTGGCCTTATCGTCTTATCTTTGAGATTTGGTGTTTATGGATGACAAAACTTACATGTTGGATTTTTAAGTCACATGGAAATCCAACCAAAATCAGACACCTGTAATTTCTACACACAACACCCATTTACCACAAAACTCACCTCTTACCTTTCAAACAGGGCTAACCAGATTAACTAAAAGGTCACTTATTCAAGGGTAACTCTGGATTTTGGGTAATTTCTCATAATAACTCCCACATATTTcaatttttgaaaacaaaaaagGATTTATTATGAAAAATGATCCAAAGTACTgccaatttataaagaaaaaaaaaaaaaagatctcATGATCGAAATGGTTTGCCTTCGACTTGTCTTAATTTCTTTTGTAACGCAAACCAAGCAAACAATAATACAAAATCTAAAAGTTCTGATATGTAGAACGAACTGCTCCATCTCATTCAAAGCACACTATATCGAGTGCACTACTGCACTATCAAGGATAAATATACAACCCACCCTAGTGAGATAAAAGTTTAAGAGACTAACCTTGTATGAAACTTGAGCTCTCTGAACAACCAAAAGAAGGCATCAAAAAATTACCGCCAACTGAATCACGACGCCATTTTGCAGTTCCCACAGAAAGGAAGTACGGAGTAGCGGGAGTACCTGCCAAAGTAATTTTGTCTTTCATCCAAATGAACACGTAAAATGCTTTAACACAAGCTTTGCATTTCATACACAGAATGGTAAGAATATGTTTACAATTTCACATCTAAGCTCTCCCATCTCATGTACTTCATTCTTGTGTATCATATTTACAACAGTTAATCCTAATCAACAAACCACAGGATTTCTCAAGTACCTACATTAGTTATGCCATTAAAATGCCGCATCCTAAAAatggaaagcaaaaactcttcaTTCTTCAGTCTTCAGTCAGATCAGACACACATGACTAATGCATTCCGGTAGAAGCCCCATCGCAATTCCATCAGCGTAAAACCTTCACGTGCTCATATCTCCAACCCTATGGATATTCTCTTCCATATCCTGCATTTTAAACAAGATCATCTTCATTACAGGAACAAAAGGCACATTAAAGGCAGACAGGTCTTGTCTTATTACTCGTGTCATTCACATAACTGAGCCACATGGTAACCAAATAACATATTGCCCAAGACTAAACATACcatataatttaatatttccagcAGATAACACAACTCATTACGATTTCCTTTTAACCAGCAAAAAATATTCCAAGGTAAATAGATATGTACCCTTTAAATGACATGTCTGGTAACAAAAAATTCCAAGTGCCTATAGCCATAcagaaaaaaaacaattaagcaACCACACATATCTGGTAAAGTTATACCATAACTTAATACCTAACGTTGATAAATGATACAAAGTATGAAACAGGAGCAAGATTTAGCATCAGGTCTAAATAAAGTGTTGAAGCAGGAGTTAAGCTATCAGTGGCAAAAATAGGTGGCTTCAGAGGTTCAGAATCTCACACAGCACTAAAAGGAAAGTGATTTACTGGTGAGTAGGTGACACTTGTGGTTCAGTTTTGATTTCTATTCTGATCATTACAGTAAAAAAAAAGACTATCCACATAAACTGCAGTCTAGAGGTGGAGCAATAATAAATGGAGATTGTACTTCTACAACAATAAATTACAGAAATGTTAATGTCAATAAGACGATAACTTATACATTATCCATTGCAAAGTTAGGAGTGATACATTCAGCATAGGTTTGGCTGGAACTTGGTATATATTTAGAATATTTATCTTGAAAAGAAAAGTCAGCATGTGGTATGGGACACTGACTAGCATGCTGTTAGAACTTAGTAAACAGTTCATGATCTCCCCCTTGTTCCAACTCAGAGTTACCTAATACACTAGTATCAGATTCGGTACGATATGCAATTCGCTGCCTTATTTGTTAAATTTGTCTAAAAATTGCACCTTTTGTGTTACAGCTCTTTTTTTCCAGTACGCGGTACGTACAAAAAAGTGTAGTATAGTATTAGGTAACACTGTTCCCACTCTTGGGAACAAGGGGATTATAGCAAAGTGGTTACCCTGCCAGTAGTCGTTCAATTAACCCTTGTCATATCTCACTTAAACCAAAGTAACAAAACTAATATTCAGAGCTCATTGGAAGCCACAATAAGTTTCCCATTGTTATGCTAATCTTGATTGCTATTGACAGGGAACTAACTACCAAATGAAGGCTACAGGAGCAGTGTGAAGTACAAAGATGATGCCAT
This Spinacia oleracea cultivar Varoflay chromosome 6, BTI_SOV_V1, whole genome shotgun sequence DNA region includes the following protein-coding sequences:
- the LOC110803618 gene encoding photosystem II repair protein PSB27-H1, chloroplastic; the encoded protein is MASCSLITPTSKLKLLSIKSKLIPTTTSAAPSTSAPAAASAFTRRQVSVTALTAAILSPLLSSAAHAAADDEYVKETKEVISKVRSTLNKNKSDPDVADAVTELRATSNFWVAKYRKEKNLLGRPSFRDMYSALNAVSGHYISFGPTSPIPAKRRARILEEMDSVEKALLRGK